In Styela clava chromosome 6, kaStyClav1.hap1.2, whole genome shotgun sequence, the genomic window GGATGGCTCGACCCAACTTTCAAATTTCAGTTGGATGTTAATGGTATTAGATCGACCGCTACCACCACAGGCTGTAAGTTGAGAAATGATTCTACTCGCGTTTAAGCATGGGGTCAGtgtgtgaaaaaataatcaGCTAGCGAATACTACTCTCAGATATGAATACAAAAAACAACTTATTATTTTTAGGTTTTGCCATCATGGCATGTAACTTTTGAGCATATTTCTTAAGAAAATTAAAGACCTTGTTGAGTGATCTATGTAAAGTTATATTACATTATTGCAGCTAATATTACGACCGCAAACTCATACAGAGACTATTCTGAAGATAAGGATTCGAAGAATCTAGCAGCACCGATTGTTCTGGGAATAGCACTATTTCTTGCACTGGTAGCTCTTTCCGCTGCTCTTATCAGGTGACAGTTATaagtatatatttaataaattatatacaaacaGTACTGCAAGACCAGGTCAAGAGTTTCACGTGATCAGTGGTTACGTTCCAGCAAGTTGCATTAAAACTGGCGGCATGAgaaattactaaatttttaaaaatgaaccCACACGAAACTATCATAAAAAATCCTTACACGTAGAGAGTTGGTATGTTTTGAAAACGGATATTTCAACAGAACATACTAAGTTTTAACAGTGGGTGAGGTTGAACCTGGTCGTGAATTTTTACTAGGCCCAATCTCCTGACGCTATTTaagtttaatattaaaaaaaagtaatctataatttttaattaatttcagATTGAAGACATATGCAGCGACCGAGACCAATTTCTGCATTCCTCAAATACAGATAAGCAGTTCCCAGAACTGCCCTGTACAACCTGAAGACCACATATATCACACCTTGGACAAAGTGGACCAACAAAGTCACCATTGCCTTGCAGAAGTAGTTGTAAATGACTTGTATACGATATGAAATTTCGACCAATATATCGTAAAGTTAGTGGCAAAACCAGTGCttctgtagtgtgtgtaccaggttcgggttgAGCCATAATTTATAAGCCGTCCATTGAATACTCGCTAATCGAAATTTATCAGTAGAAAACTTACATAGTTGAACAACTTTTAATATGTAGTTAGAGTTTTAGTAAAACGACTGACCCAGGTAAAATCtccattaaaataaataaaaagtaaaatattatatatatttattagtaTTAAAACTGCTTGGTATGTACCAGGTCGCCATGACGTacctattacttttttttatttaataaataacaTATTTAGTTCGACTTTATTGTATTTATCATGTTCTGTTAGACTGTCCCATGGATGCCGCCACTTGATAACCAGAATTGGTTTTTGGCATCTCCTTTTACCCTGGAAtgcgattttttatatttccttttatttgtgtatgtatagttCGTATTTTCagcatggtgaaaaaataaattaccaaTTACTGACGGTTTGCgggaacatttttattttaacgaCTTTAAATTTATTGACATATATTCGTCTTTCCACTGCCGCCATATTGACATTCAAacgtaaatttattttgtacatTTTTCGGAGCTCTCGAAATGTgtgcaccaggatggcgcacaaccttaaccataacctggtacagtGTAGTGATGTAGTGAATAGTGAAATGTCCCGATTAACATCAAACTAACGAGAAATATTACCGGTAGGTACTAAATGTCTGTTTAGTTGAGCAAATTTGGTTGTGTTTGGACATTAAATGGCTGGGCCAGAGTTATCATTGAATAATAGGGTCATTTTGTCCAAAGTTGAGCACTTTGATGGTAGGTAGGGCAAAAAATGGTTGAGTCAGGGTCAGCATTTAAAAATAAGATAATTTCGTCCGAAATTGAGCACTTTGATGGTAGGTCGAACTTTGACTAAGCTGCAAATCACCAACCATGCAGAACACTTCAACAAAGAGATGTTTTGAAAACAAACAAGTCAATAATTCTGATAGAAACTAAAATGTATGAAGTTGATTACGGTAAGTATTTCCAACAAAAAACATGGAAACTGGAATAGGCTTGGTCGAAACTGATTTTCTGTGATTTGTGAGCTGGAGTCAAATTTTTCACTAATTAGAAATcagagtattttttttaattcctcgTTAAAGTTCGAGTGGTGCCAAACCTAGGTCTTCAATGACGGAGTGAAATTTCCACTTTTACACAGTTGATTTGACCTactttcatttttgaataatgttAAAATAGTAAAACCTGAAGACGAAGTAACTGCAAAATTCTAAAAACAATCTGAAAGAGAATGATAATATACACATTACACAAGCATTGTATATAGGGGGATCGCAATTACAACCATTACTTTTAAGAAATATGCTTCATAAGAAACTACCGTAAATAAAATCAAAGCTATATGTAATGAATAAGTAAAACATACATGAAACATGTTTTGAATCATAATAATTCATCATCATCATAATGAGTAGCTTtataattaggcttcccgctgcttgtcagcagggaacctattgtattcctgtgttttattattatttatttattattattattattatttatttattattatttatttttattatttttttttcaaattggtcctacaaacttgaaattcacctcaaatgtgcagaagttctcagctagcaataaaatgcaaatttcatgcatgactgaccacgctttcacgctccagtgagcaaaacgcgtcttcagttttgcgatttctcaaaattgatacatggtattgggttgaaattcataacaatgattaatggacatgttccggatacaatatgtcaaggatacgcatgagtgaactcggcgatacgctccagtgagcaatataggattttacattttcatatttaaaatatctaaatttgTAATCtgaattgtaaaaattaaaaataacattgTTATTGGAGATTGAAAATAGCTACAGCAGAAATAATTAATGTGCTACAATACAACAAAGTCTATaatttaattcaacaaaaacaaatgcTTCCAAGTATTAAAAGCTACAAAACTGTGCTACTgtgaatatataataaaatgatagAGCTTTTGAATGCTACTAGCTCACTATAACATTTTAAATCAAAGATTGGAGTGAGTGTGATAAACAGTATAATGTATAAACCTAGGTATTACTAAACACATAAAGCAGACAAATATTCAATGtagcagtgattttcaaccatTTTTGATTCGCAGAACACTTTTGATATTGCAACAAAGTTCTTGCAGAAAACCCTGAAATAAAACTAAGAGTTATGCCTATTTCTGTCTCAAAACTGAGAAACAACAATTTGACACTAAACACCTTAATTTCATTCATagaacaccggttgaaaatcacGACTATATGGAACATGGTCTCACAATTATAACATTGATAATatagaatattaaattatcaGACCCATATCTTCTAGCTTTTATCgaaaatacattattttatattttcaacgaaaaattTAT contains:
- the LOC144424632 gene encoding uncharacterized protein LOC144424632, which codes for MIKSNGDRTAKLVIAGTDYCFMNSGSCFVIHRVGFKDFNHVAPLVADCTPTIWINASNSEVEFEVTKGWLDPTFKFQLDVNGIRSTATTTGSNITTANSYRDYSEDKDSKNLAAPIVLGIALFLALVALSAALIRLKTYAATETNFCIPQIQISSSQNCPVQPEDHIYHTLDKVDQQSHHCLAEVVVNDLYTI